CGGTCGAAACACGTAGGTCAATCTGGCGGTTGCCAACGCTCTGAACGGTCACGCCGATCTTTCCGTCCAAAGGACGACGCCGTTCTGCTACGTTCATGCTTGCCATGATCTTGACACGGGAGGTAATTGCAGACTGGAGATGGGGAGGGGGGTTGGGCTGGTCTTCCAAAACACCGTCAATGCGGTAACGGATTTTGAGTTCACCGGGGAACGGTTCTATATGGATATCACTGGCACCGAGGCGGACAGCGTCAATGATAATCTGATCTACAGCGTTGATGACTGTCGGATCTTGGCTTAAGTCCTGCTCGCTGATGCCAAAATCGTCAATCGTTTCACGCTCAAGCGTGGCGACGGCACCAACGGGGCCCTTGATTCCTTCGCTGAGAATGGCAGCGGCGGTCTTTCCATAGGCACGGATAATGGCCGCTTCGATGTCCCCTTCGTCCGCAAGCACCGGTTCAATCTCGCATTCCGTAACCAACCGCATCTCATCAATTAACCGGATATCCAGCACATCCGCCATAGCGACCATAAGTGTTCCTTCGCTCAGGCGAATTGGCAAGACCTTGCTCCGATAAGCAAAACTCGCTGAAACCCGCTCAGTTACTTCAGCCTCCGGAATAACATCTTCAAGCAATGTGCACAGCACTCCGTACTCTAGAGCCTGTTCAGCGAGTGCGAGAGACTTGGAGTCCACAAACTTTGAGAGGGCTTGAGTATGGGTAACACCTGTTGTTTCAATTTCTTCAAGAACCTGTTGATGCTCATCATCGGAGATTAAATTTGAATCCAGTATCAGTTGTACTAGTGACTTCCCCACCGCATTGCGCATTTTTTGGATACCCCTTCATCCTCCCAGTTTTTTGCTGGGAATTCGTTGTGTGCATAGGTAGACGCAGAGGGATAGGTGAGGTTTAGAGATCCAATAACTGTAAGCCTTTCTTAAGACTATGTTAACAAGAATAGGACTTACGCACTTCAGTAGTGAACAACGATCGTTGTTCACTACGAACCCCTTGATGAGACTTCTGTTGTAGTTGCCCGATTCATCGGACATTAACAATCGTGTCCATCGGCGATAAATCGCCGAACGACAAATTCAAGACTCCTCTGATAGGATCGGAGTCTACGAGAATCGTGATCGGGACGGAGGCGTTGAGCGTTCAACTGCGTAACCCCTACAGGATTCAATTTCACTCATATTTTAAGTTCAATTTTCTAACTCCAAAAAACTATTAAGTTCCTGAAGGGTTGTAAGTTGAACATCGACGATTGACGCGTCGGGACACTCCTTGTCTTCCTCGCCGACTAACCAAGCAGCCCGCATCCCCACGCCTTTTGCACCAACCACATCGTCCGAATATGTATCTCCGACATAGATTGCTGCTTCAGGGACGATACTTATTCCTGTCAATGCTGCATGAAATATGCCCGCCTCCGGCTTCGACACACCGACAACCGTTGAATCTACCACGATATCAAGCAGAGGTGAGAGGTTGTATTCGTCACACCAGCCTCGCGTGTTTCCAAAATTGTTGCTGATAACGCCGAGCCGGTATCGATCTCGAAGCGTTGCGAGCCACTGTCGGTTACGGCCAAGACATTCCTTCGCTCCCTCGCAGAAAAAGTCTACATACCGGTCCTTAACGTCAGAATCTAAACCGAGTGCTTCGTAGATGCCGGTGGCGATGACATCCATCGTTTCGCGCAGCGTAAGCTGGGGAGCACTTCTACTGTCAATAAGTCTATAGACAGCGGCACGATCCACCCGATCAAACGTCTCTCGATCAATCTCCGGGTACGCCTGCTGGAGGAACCGGTATGTTCGGTCTCGCCAATGAACTCCGTTTCCATCGAGTGTGCCGCCAAAGTCGAACAACAAGGCACGAATGTTCATGATCAATCAAACCCTCATAAAGGTAAGCATTT
This portion of the Candidatus Poribacteria bacterium genome encodes:
- a CDS encoding HAD family hydrolase, with protein sequence MNIRALLFDFGGTLDGNGVHWRDRTYRFLQQAYPEIDRETFDRVDRAAVYRLIDSRSAPQLTLRETMDVIATGIYEALGLDSDVKDRYVDFFCEGAKECLGRNRQWLATLRDRYRLGVISNNFGNTRGWCDEYNLSPLLDIVVDSTVVGVSKPEAGIFHAALTGISIVPEAAIYVGDTYSDDVVGAKGVGMRAAWLVGEEDKECPDASIVDVQLTTLQELNSFLELEN